The Listeria welshimeri serovar 6b str. SLCC5334 genome has a window encoding:
- a CDS encoding polysaccharide deacetylase family protein, whose protein sequence is MKKIYIIMTSILLCIICVVVGISIFLKQDEVVQQPKEKISKKQVLSDKEQPSSSNEGKKVAYLTIDDGPTEYMSKILTALKKENVKATFFLVGNRITGDRKKDIKEAAEEGHSIGLHSMSHVAKRLYKDKQFIPEIEKESKLLNTILDKKTKLVRAPYGSTYLNDDQVGQLKKDKYRLLDWNIDSEDWKHKGKPEKMVSFIKEELNKFKKISPVILIHETEDLLKAIPDLVKTIRAKGFELKPYFEDNNFHLNFKKDPQL, encoded by the coding sequence ATGAAAAAAATTTATATTATTATGACATCAATTCTTTTGTGCATCATTTGTGTCGTCGTTGGAATTTCTATTTTTCTAAAGCAAGATGAGGTTGTTCAGCAACCGAAAGAAAAAATTAGTAAAAAACAGGTTCTATCAGACAAAGAGCAGCCTAGTTCTTCTAACGAAGGGAAAAAGGTAGCATATTTGACGATTGATGATGGGCCAACTGAATATATGTCAAAAATTTTAACCGCATTAAAAAAAGAAAATGTAAAAGCTACATTTTTCCTCGTTGGAAATAGAATTACTGGTGATAGAAAAAAAGATATTAAAGAAGCTGCAGAAGAAGGCCATAGTATTGGACTCCATAGTATGTCGCACGTTGCTAAAAGATTATACAAAGACAAACAATTTATTCCTGAAATAGAAAAAGAATCTAAACTACTTAATACAATTCTAGATAAAAAAACAAAGTTAGTTCGAGCGCCCTATGGTAGTACTTATTTAAATGATGACCAAGTAGGACAATTAAAAAAGGATAAATATCGACTACTAGATTGGAATATTGATAGTGAGGACTGGAAACATAAAGGAAAACCAGAAAAGATGGTTTCTTTCATTAAGGAAGAGTTAAATAAATTCAAAAAAATTTCTCCTGTTATTTTGATTCATGAAACAGAAGATTTACTAAAAGCTATACCTGATCTAGTCAAAACTATCCGAGCAAAAGGCTTTGAATTAAAACCTTATTTTGAAGATAATAATTTTCATTTGAATTTCAAAAAAGATCCTCAATTATAA
- a CDS encoding GNAT family N-acetyltransferase, with the protein MNQNKVTAGGLEFLVRFALPNDRSNIHELMVNTALWLKESGSNQWSDILHGFDVHNIEQRIKLGEVAIFETADGKLAGAMIIRKKPSDWDTDLWGDLTTQTAYYLHRIMVNRDFSGISLSKQMICYAKKLAFEKAVPFVRLDCIETNATLNQMYTAYHFQLIGNKNGFNLYQSEATQ; encoded by the coding sequence ATGAACCAAAATAAAGTTACAGCTGGCGGACTGGAATTTCTAGTCCGCTTTGCTTTGCCAAATGATCGTTCCAACATACATGAATTAATGGTAAATACAGCTCTCTGGTTAAAAGAATCGGGTTCAAACCAGTGGAGTGATATTTTACATGGATTTGATGTCCATAATATCGAACAACGAATCAAACTGGGTGAGGTCGCCATATTCGAAACAGCTGATGGAAAACTTGCTGGCGCTATGATTATACGAAAAAAGCCAAGTGATTGGGATACAGATTTATGGGGCGATTTAACCACTCAAACGGCATATTACTTACATCGAATAATGGTTAATAGAGATTTTAGTGGTATTTCTTTAAGTAAACAAATGATTTGTTATGCTAAAAAACTAGCTTTTGAAAAGGCCGTTCCATTTGTACGTTTGGATTGCATTGAAACTAATGCCACCCTTAATCAAATGTATACAGCTTACCATTTTCAACTTATTGGGAATAAAAATGGCTTTAATTTATATCAAAGCGAGGCAACACAATAA